The Miscanthus floridulus cultivar M001 chromosome 17, ASM1932011v1, whole genome shotgun sequence genome has a window encoding:
- the LOC136517530 gene encoding amino acid permease 3-like isoform X2: MGESGVPANAKHYYPAATEATSVELGLTAASKCYDDDGRLKRTGTMWTASAHIITAVIGSGVLSLAWAIAQLGWVAGPAVMLLFSFVTYYTSALLADCYRSGDACTGKRNYTYMDAVNANLSGIKVQLCGFLQYANIVGVAIGYTIAASISMLAIKRANCFHVEGHGDPCNISSTPYMIIFGVAEIFFSQIPDFDQISWLSILAAVMSFTYSTIGLGLGIVQVVANKGVQGSLTGISVGAVTPLDKVWRSLQAFGDIAFAYSYSLILIEIQDTIRAPPPSESKVMRRATIVSVAVTTLFYMLCGCMGYAAFGDNAPGNLLTGFGFYEPFWLLDVANAAIVVHLVGAYQVYCQPLFAFVEKWAQQRWPKSRYVTGEVDVPLSLAGAAGRCYKLNLFRLTWRTAFVVATTVVSMLLPFFNDVVGLLGALGFWPLTVYFPVEMYIVQKKVPRWSTRWVCLQLLSLACLIITVASAAGSVAGIISDLKVYKPFVTTY, from the exons ATGGGGGAGAGCGGTGTGCCCGCCAACGCCAAGCACTACTACCCAGCGGCCACGGAGGCGACCTCCGTGGAGCTCGGTCTCACGGCGGCCTCTAAGTGCTATGACGACGACGGTCGCCTCAAGCGCACCG GGACGATGTGGACGGCGAGCGCGCACATCATCACGGCCGTCATAGGGTCCGGGGTGCTGTCGCTGGCGTGGGCCATCGCGCAGCTCGGCTGGGTGGCCGGCCCCGCCGTCATGCTGCTCTTCTCCTTCGTCACCTACTACACGTCGGCGCTGCTCGCCGACTGCTACCGCTCCGGCGACGCGTGCACCGGCAAGCGCAACTACACCTACATGGACGCGGTTAACGCCAATCTCA GTGGCATCAAGGTCCAGCTCTGCGGCTTCCTGCAGTACGCCAACATCGTCGGAGTCGCCATCGGCTACACCATTGCCGCCTCCATTAGCATGCT GGCGATCAAGAGGGCCAACTGCTTCCACGTGGAGGGGCACGGGGACCCGTGCAACATCTCCAGCACGCCGTACATGATCATCTTCGGCGTGGCCGAGATCTTCTTCTCGCAGATCCCGGACTTCGACCAGATCTCCTGGCTCTCGATCCTCGCCGCCGTCATGTCCTTCACCTACTCCACCATCGGCCTGGGCCTGGGCATCGTCCAGGTGGTGGCCAACAAGGGCGTCCAGGGCAGCCTCACGGGGATCAGCGTCGGAGCGGTCACGCCGCTCGACAAGGTGTGGCGCAGCCTGCAGGCGTTCGGCGACATCGCCTTCGCCTACTCCTACTCGCTCATCCTCATCGAGATCCAGGACACCATccgggcgccgccgccgtccgagTCCAAGGTCATGCGCCGCGCCACCATCGTCAGCGTCGCCGTCACCACGCTCTTCTACATGCTGTGCGGGTGCATGGGCTACGCCGCGTTCGGCGACAACGCGCCCGGGAACCTCCTCACGGGCTTCGGCTTCTACGAGCCCTTCTGGCTCCTCGACGTCGCCAACGCCGCCATCGTCGTCCACCTCGTCGGCGCCTACCAGGTCTACTGCCAGCCGCTGTTCGCCTTCGTCGAGAAGTGGGCGCAGCAACGGTGGCCCAAGTCCCGCTACGTCACGGGCGAGGTCGACGTCCCGCTCTCCCTCGCTGGAGCCGCCGGCCGGTGCTACAAGCTCAACCTGTTCAGGCTGACGTGGCGGACGGCGTTCGTGGTGGCCACGACGGTGGTGTCCATGCTGCTGCCCTTCTTCAACGACGTTGTCGGGCTCCTGGGCGCGCTCGGCTTCTGGCCGCTCACCGTCTACTTCCCCGTGGAGATGTACATCGTGCAGAAGAAGGTGCCCAGGTGGAGCACGCGGTGGGTGTGCCTGCAGCTGCTCAGCCTCGCCTGCCTCATCATAACCGTCGCCTCCGCCGCGGGCTCCGTCGCCGGAATCATCTCTGACCTCAAAGTGTACAAACCGTTCGTCACCACCTACTGA
- the LOC136517530 gene encoding amino acid permease 3-like isoform X1, translating into MVQMGESGVPANAKHYYPAATEATSVELGLTAASKCYDDDGRLKRTGTMWTASAHIITAVIGSGVLSLAWAIAQLGWVAGPAVMLLFSFVTYYTSALLADCYRSGDACTGKRNYTYMDAVNANLSGIKVQLCGFLQYANIVGVAIGYTIAASISMLAIKRANCFHVEGHGDPCNISSTPYMIIFGVAEIFFSQIPDFDQISWLSILAAVMSFTYSTIGLGLGIVQVVANKGVQGSLTGISVGAVTPLDKVWRSLQAFGDIAFAYSYSLILIEIQDTIRAPPPSESKVMRRATIVSVAVTTLFYMLCGCMGYAAFGDNAPGNLLTGFGFYEPFWLLDVANAAIVVHLVGAYQVYCQPLFAFVEKWAQQRWPKSRYVTGEVDVPLSLAGAAGRCYKLNLFRLTWRTAFVVATTVVSMLLPFFNDVVGLLGALGFWPLTVYFPVEMYIVQKKVPRWSTRWVCLQLLSLACLIITVASAAGSVAGIISDLKVYKPFVTTY; encoded by the exons ATGGTGCAGATGGGGGAGAGCGGTGTGCCCGCCAACGCCAAGCACTACTACCCAGCGGCCACGGAGGCGACCTCCGTGGAGCTCGGTCTCACGGCGGCCTCTAAGTGCTATGACGACGACGGTCGCCTCAAGCGCACCG GGACGATGTGGACGGCGAGCGCGCACATCATCACGGCCGTCATAGGGTCCGGGGTGCTGTCGCTGGCGTGGGCCATCGCGCAGCTCGGCTGGGTGGCCGGCCCCGCCGTCATGCTGCTCTTCTCCTTCGTCACCTACTACACGTCGGCGCTGCTCGCCGACTGCTACCGCTCCGGCGACGCGTGCACCGGCAAGCGCAACTACACCTACATGGACGCGGTTAACGCCAATCTCA GTGGCATCAAGGTCCAGCTCTGCGGCTTCCTGCAGTACGCCAACATCGTCGGAGTCGCCATCGGCTACACCATTGCCGCCTCCATTAGCATGCT GGCGATCAAGAGGGCCAACTGCTTCCACGTGGAGGGGCACGGGGACCCGTGCAACATCTCCAGCACGCCGTACATGATCATCTTCGGCGTGGCCGAGATCTTCTTCTCGCAGATCCCGGACTTCGACCAGATCTCCTGGCTCTCGATCCTCGCCGCCGTCATGTCCTTCACCTACTCCACCATCGGCCTGGGCCTGGGCATCGTCCAGGTGGTGGCCAACAAGGGCGTCCAGGGCAGCCTCACGGGGATCAGCGTCGGAGCGGTCACGCCGCTCGACAAGGTGTGGCGCAGCCTGCAGGCGTTCGGCGACATCGCCTTCGCCTACTCCTACTCGCTCATCCTCATCGAGATCCAGGACACCATccgggcgccgccgccgtccgagTCCAAGGTCATGCGCCGCGCCACCATCGTCAGCGTCGCCGTCACCACGCTCTTCTACATGCTGTGCGGGTGCATGGGCTACGCCGCGTTCGGCGACAACGCGCCCGGGAACCTCCTCACGGGCTTCGGCTTCTACGAGCCCTTCTGGCTCCTCGACGTCGCCAACGCCGCCATCGTCGTCCACCTCGTCGGCGCCTACCAGGTCTACTGCCAGCCGCTGTTCGCCTTCGTCGAGAAGTGGGCGCAGCAACGGTGGCCCAAGTCCCGCTACGTCACGGGCGAGGTCGACGTCCCGCTCTCCCTCGCTGGAGCCGCCGGCCGGTGCTACAAGCTCAACCTGTTCAGGCTGACGTGGCGGACGGCGTTCGTGGTGGCCACGACGGTGGTGTCCATGCTGCTGCCCTTCTTCAACGACGTTGTCGGGCTCCTGGGCGCGCTCGGCTTCTGGCCGCTCACCGTCTACTTCCCCGTGGAGATGTACATCGTGCAGAAGAAGGTGCCCAGGTGGAGCACGCGGTGGGTGTGCCTGCAGCTGCTCAGCCTCGCCTGCCTCATCATAACCGTCGCCTCCGCCGCGGGCTCCGTCGCCGGAATCATCTCTGACCTCAAAGTGTACAAACCGTTCGTCACCACCTACTGA